A single genomic interval of Malania oleifera isolate guangnan ecotype guangnan chromosome 11, ASM2987363v1, whole genome shotgun sequence harbors:
- the LOC131167944 gene encoding UDP-glycosyltransferase 73C11-like, whose amino-acid sequence MYALTPSPLCGQLELSSIFIQSPSTLKVTAMGSKTPQLHFVLIPFMSQGHHIPMVDIARILAQRGVTVTIVTTPLNATRFHVIIDRDIESGLPVHLVQFQFPTSEAGLPEGCESLDTVPSIGLLKNFFVALRMWQQPLERWLEEMNPSPSCIISDKLISWMAHIASKFRIPRLTFDGTSCFTVLCSHSLYSSKVYEHVSDEERFVVPGLPDHIEFTRAQLPGSFNPGALDLKDVREEIKEAEKSAYGVVVNSFEELEPAYVKECRKLNENKFWCIGPVSLCHKEKDKAQRGNKASIDEQQCLQWLDSWPAGSVIYACLGSVSRLTSLHLKELALGLETSNRPFIWVVRGSEIDELEKWIVEERFEERADGRGLLIRGWAPQVLILSHASVGGFLTHCGWNSTLEGVCAGVPMITWPLFAEQFYNEKLIVQMLRIGVRVGAEAAIHWGEEERFGILVKREDVKRAIEEVMDGEEEGEERRRRATELKEMAKRAVEEGGSSFLNVTLLIDDIMQLQAAGQTKT is encoded by the coding sequence ATGTATGCTCTTACGCCATCGCCACTCTGCGGCCAGCTGGAACTGTCCTCTATATTTATCCAAAGTCCCAGCACCCTCAAAGTCACAGCAATGGGTTCCAAAACTCCTCAGCTTCACTTTGTGTTGATTCCCTTCATGTCCCAAGGCCACCATATCCCCATGGTGGACATAGCAAGAATCTTGGCACAGCGTGGCGTGACCGTCACCATTGTCACCACACCACTCAATGCCACCCGATTCCACGTGATCATCGACCGCGACATCGAATCTGGCCTCCCAGTCCATCTTGTCCAGTTCCAGTTTCCGACTTCTGAGGCTGGCTTGCCCGAAGGATGCGAGAGCTTGGACACTGTCCCCTCTATAGGGTTGCTGAAGAACTTCTTTGTTGCGCTTCGGATGTGGCAGCAGCCCCTCGAACGATGGCTGGAGGAGATGAATCCCAGTCCAAGTTGCATAATATCTGATAAGTTAATCTCATGGATGGCCCATATTGCCAGCAAGTTTCGAATTCCAAGGCTTACTTTTGACGGAACAAGCTGCTTCACCGTCTTGTGCAGCCACAGTTTGTACAGCTCTAAGGTCTACGAACATGTCTCTGATGAGGAGCGCTTCGTTGTGCCTGGTTTGCCCGATCATATCGAATTTACCAGAGCACAGCTTCCGGGATCCTTTAATCCTGGCGCGCTGGATTTGAAAGATGTCCGCGAAGAAATAAAAGAAGCTGAAAAAAGTGCATATGGGGTTGTGGTCAATAGTTTCGAGGAGCTGGAACCGGCGTATGTCAAAGAATGTCGAAAATTGAACGAGAACAAATTTTGGTGCATTGGACCCGTGTCATTGTGCCACAAGGAGAAGGATAAGGCTCAGAGAGGTAACAAGGCCTCCATTGATGAGCAGCAGTGCTTGCAGTGGCTTGATTCATGGCCTGCTGGCTCTGTGATTTATGCTTGTCTTGGCAGCGTCAGTCGACTAACATCACTACACTTGAAAGAGCTTGCTTTAGGCCTTGAAACATCGAACCGACCATTCATTTGGGTTGTAAGAGGAAGTGAGATCGACGAGCTGGAGAAATGGATAGTGGAAGAAAGATTTGAAGAGAGAGCAGATGGGAGGGGTCTTTTGATTAGGGGCTGGGCCCCTCAAGTACTGATATTATCGCACGCTTCGGTAGGAGGGTTCTTGACCCACTGCGGGTGGAACTCGACGCTCGAAGGGGTTTGTGCGGGTGTGCCGATGATAACATGGCCTCTGTTTGCAGAGCAGTTTTACAATGAGAAGCTGATTGTTCAGATGTTGAGAATTGGTGTAAGGGTGGGAGCGGAGGCTGCTATCCATTGGGGGGAAGAGGAGAGGTTTGGAATATTGGTGAAGAGGGAGGACGTGAAGAGAGCAATAGAGGAGGTGATGGATGGCGAAGAGGAAGGagaggaaaggagaagaagagcaACAGAGCTTAAGGAAATGGCGAAGAGGGCAGTGGAGGAAGGTGGGTCTTCTTTCCTCAACGTTACACTGTTAATTGATGACATCATGCAGCTGCAAGCGGCTGGTCAAACCAAGACATGA